In Melitaea cinxia chromosome 4, ilMelCinx1.1, whole genome shotgun sequence, a single genomic region encodes these proteins:
- the LOC123670344 gene encoding uncharacterized protein LOC123670344, whose translation MKDCEVWFAPTDDNFMSCMMSSYDELCDFPDINHILDERVKNEVQNLVTNYQPQQIKEAPIQMKIILKDDIPIRSSPRRISLTEQGEVEKQIKEWLDRGVIQQKMK comes from the exons ATGAAAGATTGTGAAGTGTGGTTTGCCCCAACAGATGATAATTTTATGAGTTGTATGATGAGTAGTTATGATGAGTTGTGTGATTTCCCTGACATTAATCATATTCTAGATGAACGTGTAAAAAATGAAGTTCAAAATTTAGTAACCAATTACCAACCTCAACAAATCAAAGAAGCGCCTAtccaaatgaaaattatattaaaagatgACATCCCCATAAGGTCAAGTCCACGTCGTATATCACTAACAGAGCAAGGTGAGGTAGAAAAGCAGATAAAAGAATGGTTAGACAGAGGAGTTATTCAA CAAAAGATGAAATAG
- the LOC123670452 gene encoding protein ALP1-like, with protein MGKSTLSVIIREVCSLIWSELYPKYMKMPCINDWLEIANKFEVSANFPHCVGAVDGKHIRVIKPNKSGSMFLNYKHYFSILLMAVADSDYNFIYISVGAYGKDCDSGVFKDTAFWHNMINNTLNLPGPTSLPNTNIALPYVFVGDEAFALHQNLLRPYNSQMLDAEKSVFNYRLTRARRYVECTFGILANKWRIFHRPLNVSLDLAVDVVKACCLLQNFIHKEEGVKGVQESVSGCELEEFLPFDSTEMVPTTANEIRDKYKEYFNSEYGSVPWQNNYC; from the coding sequence ATGGGAAAATCAACTTTAAGCGTAATCATACGAGAAGTGTGTTCTCTAATATGGTCTGAACTTTAcccaaaatatatgaaaatgccATGTATAAACGATTGGCTAGAAATagcaaataaatttgaagtgtCTGCTAATTTCCCTCATTGTGTCGGTGCTGTAGATGGAAAGCACATCAGAGtaataaaaccaaataaaagTGGATCGATGTTTTTGAACTACAAACATTACTTCTCGATTCTATTAATGGCAGTCGCCGATAGTGActacaactttatttatatcagtGTCGGTGCTTATGGAAAGGATTGTGATTCAGGTGTTTTTAAAGACACAGCTTTCTGGCACAACATGATTAACAATACTTTGAACTTGCCAGGACCTACTTCCTTACCTAATACCAACATTGCCTTGCCATATGTATTCGTAGGTGATGAAGCATTTGCATTACATCAGAATTTACTGCGCCCATATAATAGTCAAATGCTTGATGCAGAAAAATCCGTTTTTAATTATCGGTTAACAAGAGCGAGACGATATGTAGAATGCACCTTTGGGATACTGGCCAATAAGTGGCGAATTTTTCATCGACCTTTAAATGTGTCATTGGATTTGGCTGTTGATGTTGTGAAAGCTTGTTGTTTACTGcaaaattttatacacaaaGAGGAGGGCGTAAAAGGGGTCCAAGAATCTGTAAGCGGGTGTGAATTAGAGGAGTTTTTGCCATTTGATTCAACAGAAATGGTTCCTACAACAGCTAATGAAATACGTGACAAATATAAGGAGTATTTTAATTCTGAATATGGCAGTGTACCAtggcaaaataattattgttaa